In Triticum aestivum cultivar Chinese Spring chromosome 5B, IWGSC CS RefSeq v2.1, whole genome shotgun sequence, the following proteins share a genomic window:
- the LOC123116504 gene encoding 4-hydroxyphenylacetaldehyde oxime monooxygenase yields the protein MLDQLVHGVHHAIAGHFIHPRRPSTSSSTWSVSQLDKPPAGTMNFSLPQQWQLLLLASILLPVVSYLLVTKRSSEEGRLKLPPGPKRVPVLGNLHQLGPLPHRSLRDLARRHGPVMLLRLGAATTVVVSSSAAARDVMRAHDADCCSRSSSPGPARLSYGRKSAAFSPYGAYWRDMRSLFAAELLGARGVRAAWAARREQVDRLMAALGDAAGPVSLDEHVFRVADGVISTVAYGSVYGAEAFAGKHKGFQHVLEEAMDMSASFSAEDFFPNAVGRLLDRLAGIVARRERIFRDLDGFFEAVLEQHLHPARPKPESGGGDLVDALIRICEEHGFTRDHVKAVLLDAFLGGVDTSSVTILWAMSELIRKPQVLKKVQEEIRAAVAVNGNNEQRVQPDDLPKLTYLKMVVKETLRLHPPVTLLLPRETLRRVEIGGYDVPAGTRVLVNAWAIGRDPASWGQDAAEFQRERFESGGRHGEVDFRGAHLELMPFGAGRRICPGLAMGVANVEFTLANMLYGFEWELPEGTVAEKLSMEEAGRLTFHRKTPLVLLPTPYVPPRAG from the coding sequence ATGTTGGATCAACTGGTACATGGTGTCCACCATGCCATTGCCGGTCACTTTATACACCCTCGACGACCGTCCACGAGCAGCAGCACCTGGTCGGTGAGCCAGCTAGATAAACCTCCGGCCGGGACGATGAATTTCTCACTACCCCAGCAATGGCAGCTCCTCCTCCTAGCCAGCATCCTCCTCCCCGTCGTCTCGTACCTGCTGGTGACGAAGCGCAGCTCCGAGGAAGGGCGGTTGAAGCTGCCGCCCGGCCCGAAGCGGGTGCCGGTGCTCGGCAACCTGCACCAACTGGGCCCTCTGCCGCACCGCAGCCTGCGTGACCTGGCCCGGCGGCACGGCCCCGTCATGCTGCTCCGCCTCGGCGCGGCGACGACGGTGGTTGTCTCTTCCTCCGCGGCGGCGCGCGACGTGATGAGGGCCCACGACGCCGACTGCTGCAGCCGGTCCTCGTCGCCAGGTCCCGCGCGGCTCTCCTACGGGCGCAAGAGCGCCGCCTTCTCACCATACGGAGCCTACTGGCGCGACATGCGCAGCCTCTTCGCTGCGGAGCTCCTCGGCGCCCGCGGCGTTAGAGCCGCCTGGGCCGCCCGGCGGGAGCAGGTCGACAGGCTCATGGCCGCCCTGGGTGACGCTGCGGGGCCGGTGTCGTTGGACGAGCACGTGTTCCGTGTCGCCGACGGTGTCATTAGCACGGTGGCGTACGGGAGCGTGTACGGCGCGGAGGCGTTCGCGGGCAAGCACAAGGGGTTCCAGCATGTGCTAGAGGAGGCCATGGACATGTCGGCCAGCTTCTCCGCCGAGGACTTCTTCCCCAACGCCGTCGGCCGCCTCCTCGACCGGCTCGCCGGCATAGTCGCGCGCAGGGAGAGGATCTTCAGAGACCTCGACGGCTTCTTCGAGGCAGTGCTGGAGCAGCACCTGCACCCCGCGCGCCCCAAGccggagagcggcggcggcgacctGGTGGACGCCCTCATCAGAATCTGCGAGGAGCACGGCTTCACGAGGGACCACGTCAAGGCTGTCCTCCTGGACGCGTTCCTCGGCGGCGTCGACACGAGCTCGGTGACGATCCTGTGGGCGATGTCGGAGCTGATCCGGAAGCCGCAAGTGCTGAAGAAAGTGCAGGAGGAGATCAGGGCCGCGGTCGCCGTCAACGGCAACAACGAGCAGCGGGTGCAGCCGGACGACCTGCCGAAGCTGACCTACCTGAAGATGGTCGTCAAAGAGACCCTGCGGCTTCACCCGCCGGTGACGCTGCTTCTGCCGCGGGAGACACTGCGGCGGGTGGAGATCGGCGGTTACGATGTGCCGGCAGGGACGCGGGTGCTGGTGAACGCGTGGGCCATCGGGAGGGACCCCGCGAGCTGGGGCCAGGACGCGGCGGAGTTCCAGCGGGAGAGGTTCGAGTCCGGCGGGAGGCACGGCGAGGTGGACTTCCGCGGCGCTCACTTGGAGCTGATGCCGTTCGGCGCCGGCCGGCGAATCTGCCCCGGACTGGCCATGGGGGTGGCGAACGTGGAGTTCACGTTGGCCAACATGTTGTACGGCTTCGAGTGGGAGCTGCCGGAGGGGACGGTGGCGGAGAAGCTGAGCATGGAGGAGGCCGGCAGACTGACTTTCCACCGCAAGACGCCGCTGGTGCTCCTGCCCACCCCATACGTACCGCCGAGAGCTGGCTAG